AGGATGGATTAGAAGCTAAAGCAGCTTAAAAGAGGTGACCGTGGATGCAGAGAAAAATCTCATACACAACATTTGACAGTATCTCGCCCGGCGGCCCGGGGCGGCGATATTTTTCTTTCATTTGGACAAGCGCCCGGAGTATTATTGAAGCGCCCGTCAGGGGCGTTTTATTTTATTGAATAATATCGGCCATTGTCTTGTATCTATAAGTGAGAGTGAATTGGAAAGAACAACGGAGATATCCAGAGAGACCCTGCTTGAGTGGAAAAAGGGTAACGTCAGGGCGTTCGAGGAGATCGTGACTGTGACGAGACAACGAGCCTATTCTTTCGCGCTCGGACTTGTGGGCAACAGCGAGGACGCGCGCGACCTTTCCCAGGAAGCGTTCATCGCGGCGCACAATGCCCGCAAGAGCTTCGACGCCGATAAACCCTTTTTCCCGTGGTTTTACAGGATACTGAGGAATCGTTGCCTCAATTTTATCCGCAGCAGGGCGAGAAAAAGGGAAATATCGATGGATATCCTTATCGAAAAGGCAAGCACCGAGGCTTCTCCAGACACCAGCATGATCAGGAAGGAGAACGCCGAAGCGCTGTGGAAGGGTCTCTTCGCCCTGTCGGAAGAGCACAGGGAGGTTATGGTCCTGCGCTGCTTTTACGACCTGTCGTACAGGGAGATATCGGAGACTCTCGTGATTTCCGAGGGAACTGTCATGTCGCGCCTCTTCTATGCCAGGAAGGCTCTCTATGGCATTTTGAAGGACAGGTTTGACGAGTCCCAGATGGAAGGGGATGATGCGTGATGGGTTGTGAACGGATGGAAACGGATGGAATGCGTTATCTCGATGGCGAGATGTCGCTTCAGGAAAAATCGGAATTCGAAAAACATCTCGATTCCTGCCGGGCGTGCAGGGAAGCTGTCGCCCAGATGAACAGGCTCGGGATACTTACCCGCGGGGTCGTCATCAAGGACCCGCGGGACTCGTTCTGGGACGGATACTGGAAGTCGATCTACAGGAGGATCGAGAGAAAGACCGCGTGGATATTCATACTGCTCGGCGGTATCCTCATCATCCTTTACGAATTGTACAGAGCGGTGAGGGACATGGGCGAGTTGACAATCTCGAAGATCGCTATTATTCTCCTGCTGACAGGGCTTGCCATACTGCTGGCCTCTGTCGTGCGCGAAAGGATACACCAGCGGAAGGTCGACAGGTACAGGGATATCAAGAGGTAGCGGCGGCCTGGCGCTGAAGGGAATCAAAGATGATAATAGTCACTCTGGAAACGGTACCGGGCAGGAAGATCGTGGAGACCCTCGGCCTCGTGCGGGGGAATACGATCCGGGCGCGCAATATCGGCAGGGATATCCTGGCTGTAATGAGGAATATCGTCGGCGGCGAGATCGTCGAATACACCAAGATGATAGCCGAATCGCGCGAACAGGCCCTCGACAGGATGCTCGACGAGGCCAAGGCTCTCGGTGCCGACGCCGTCGTGGGATTCAGGTTCACCACTTCCTCGATGATGGACGGGGCGGCCGAACTGCTCGCCTACGGGACCGCTGTAAGGACAGAGGCTCTCTGATGAAACTTGGCCGTTTTACGCTCAAGGCTATCGAAACAGGGCATTTCCGCCTCGACGGCGGAGCGATGTTCGGGGTCGTTCCGAGGGTGCTCTGGGAGAAGACCGACCCTGCCGACGCTGACAACCGGATCTCGATGCATATGAGAGCGCTCTATGTCGAGGGGGACGGGCGCAGGGCGCTCGTCGACAGCGGCGCGGGGACTAAGCTCGGCGAGAAGATGCTGAAGAACTATCTGATCGAATGCCTGCCGGTCAGAGATGTCCTTAAGGCCAGCGGTATCGATCCCGACGCGATAACAGATGTCATCGCGACTCACCTTCATTTCGACCATGCCGGCGGATATACATATTTCGACGAAGAAGGGAGACCGGCTCTCTCATTTCCAGACGCCGTCCACTACATACAGAAACGGCAGTGGGATGCCGCCCTCAATCCGAACGAAAAGGACAGGGCGAGCTTTTTCCCCGAGAATTTCCTCCCGATCGCCGATCTTGGCAGGCTCAAGCTTCTGGATGGCGAGGCGGAGATATTTCCCGGCGTGACAGTGCTGCCGGTCGACGGACATACCGACGGTCAGCAGGTCGTGCTCATCGAGACCGGTGAAGGATCGCTCCTCTATTGCGGAGACCTAATCCCGCTTGCCAGCCATGTAAATCTTCCGTACATAATGGCTTACGACCACCACCCACTTCAGACTCTCGGGGAGAAGAAGGAACTCCTCGGCAGGGCGGCAGACGGGGACTGGATCCTCTTTTTCGAGCATGATCCGAAGATCGCCGCGTGCAGGGTGAGAAGAAACGAAAAGGGAAGGTTCGAGATCTACGATACCGGCTTATTTCAGGAAGAGATACCTGACGAGCAGGTAGGCGCTTGAGATCACGATCGAGACGATCATCAACGGGAATCCATACCTTAAATAATTCTTGAAATTAAGGGGGCTGCTCGTCTTCTCGCTGAAGCCGGCTATGACGACGTTGGCCGAGGCTCCGACGAGAGTCCCGTTTCCACCCATGCAGGCTCCCAGGGCGAGCGCCCACCAGAGCGGCTGGGACTGCTTTATATAATAGAGCGCGTACGCCGCCTCATCGAGCCCGTCGACGTTGGGGAAGAGGGCGATGCTGATCTTTGCCAGCAGCGGGATCATCGCCGCGACGAACGGTATGTTGTCGAGGAATGAAGAGGCGATAGCCGAGACCCAGAGGATGCAGAGGCTCAGGACGATGAGATTGCCGCTGATCGAAAGGACGCCGTTGGCGAGCTTCTCGAGCAGCCCGACCTTCTCGAGCCCCCCGACGAGGACGAAGAGGCCGATGAAGAAGAAAAGAGTCGTCCATTCTATCTCCTCGAACCTTTTCTCTATATCCGTCCCGCTCCAGACGAGAAGAGCCGAACCGCCTGCCATCGCGACGGTCGCCGGCTTGAGGCCAAGATAGTCGTGAATTATGAATCCCGCCATCGTTACCCCAAGGATTATCATCGAACGGACGAGAAGTTTCCTGTCCTTTATCACCTTCGTCTCGTCCATCCCCTCGATCACCTTCTTGAAATCGACGAACTCGACTTTGAGATCTTTCCTGAAAAGGACTCTCAGCAGGAGTAGTGTCACGGCCAGGACTATCACTACTACCGGGCCGAGATTGACGAGAAAATCGAGGAAAGTGAGATCGGTGGCGCTGCCGATCAGTATGTTCGGGGGATCACCGATCAACGTCGCAGTTCCCCCGATGTTGGAGGCGAGGATCTCGGCGACGAGAAAGGGGAATGGGCTGATATCGAGCATCTCGGCGATCAGTATCGTTATCGGAGCTATCAGAAGAACGGTTGTCACGTTGTCGAGAAGGGCGGAGGCGACCGCGGTGAAGATCGAGAACCAGAGGAGTATCTTCCAGCTGTCGCCCTCGGTCTTTTTCGTGATGACGATCGCGATATAGGTGAATACGCCGGTCTCCTTTATGACGCTGATCAGGAGCATCATCCCGATCAGCAGCCCGATCGTATTGAAGTCGATATAACTGAAAGCCTCTTTCTGGGTGAGGACGTGAAAGATCACGACGAGCGCCGCGCCGAGCAGCGCGATCTTCGTCCTGTGGATCCTCTCGGAGATTATAAGGCCGTAGGCGATAACGAAGACTGAAAGAGCTATAATCGTTTGCGTCGTCACTTCTCTTCATCCATATCGTATATGGCCCTGCAGACATCGTTCTGGCTGATCATGCCGACCAGGCGTCCGCCGCTCAGGACGGGGATGCGCGGAAGGTTGTGCTTGTGAAGGACGGCGGCGGCTTTCATCACGCTGTCGCTGACGTCGAGGACGGTGACGTCCACGCGCATCAGGTCCTCGGCGACAAAGAGCATTTCCTCGACCGAGAAGGAGTCTTTTTCCAGGGCGCCGAAATTATGTATGAAGTCGACGCTTCTTATCATGTCTATATATTCGGGGAGAAAGATCAGGATGAAATCGTCGATTGTTATGATCCCGGCAAGCGAGCCGTCCTCCTCGACGACCGGAAGGACCGATTCACCCGACTCGAAGAAAGCCCTGGCGACTTCCTTGAGGGGAGCGTCGGGGGAGAGCCTTCGAAAATCCTCCCTGATATATTTTCCTATGTTCAACGCTTCTCCTTCTGCCTGTTAAAGGCTCAGAGATACTTCTTCTCGGCCTTTTCGACCAGGTCGAAGAATTCCTTCTCGTTGCCGCATTCGGCGAGGGCGAGCCGTAATTCCTCATGCTTGACAAGGCGGGAGATCCCGGCCAGCGCCTTGATATGCGGTCCGGAGACGTCGAGGGGGGAGACGAGGATGAAGAATATCTTCGCCTTCTCGCCGTCGATCGAGTCGAAGTCGATACCGCCGCGGGAGAGTCCGAACCCTACGTATAATTTATCGACCGCGGGGGTCTTGGCATGCGGCACGGCAAGTCCCATTCCGATCCCCGTGCTCTGCTTCGATTCGCGGTTTTTCAGCGCTTCGAGTATTTCCGCCCGGGCTTTCAGTTTGTATGCCGCGCAGAGGAGGTCGACGAGCTCTTCAAGGGCGTCGTCCTTGTCCGCCGCGGCGAGATCGAGGGAGATAGCCGATTTTTTTATATCTTTTGAAAGTCTCATTCTGTCACGTCCTTTTCGAGGACGAAAAGTTAATAGAATATATGATCGATGTCAATCAATTACCGGTTTTTCTGCCGGCCCGCTGCCTCGGCGAAGGCCGCTACCAGAGCCTGAAGCCGGCCGTGAGATAGAAGAAGACCCCGCTGTAATTGAGAGTCACTATTTCGCCGGTCTCTGCGTGGGTAGCTATGTCCTTGAACTTGTTCTCCATTTCGGTGATCTTCGCGTTTCTGTATCCGAACATCAGTCCGACCTCTACCGGGTTCAGGAAATTCGTCGTTGCTTCGGCGAAGAGGTCCCATCCGTAATTGTTCTGCTTGTATTCGAGCAGCCTCGTCGATTCAGTCACCTCGTTCGATCCGTATATCGCTTTGGTGTAGGTGCCCCTCGCTCCGACGTTTATATCGAGGAGCTTCGGGAACTTGACGACATTCACCGCTCCGCCCATCATATAGACGTTCGCCGGGCACTTGTACATCAGGGTGAAGGTCGTCGCGTCCATGCTCGAATCGACCCAGTAGTGTTCATAACCGACCAGGAAAGCTATCCTGTCGAAGACCCATATCCTCCCGTCGAGATAGACCTGGAAGCCGTTGTCGATCGGGGAGAGGTTGGTGTTATAGACCTGCCGGAGATAAGTGATCTGCGAGTTGATCTCGGACATCGAGAAACTCGCAGTTCCGATCCCTCCCTTCGCCGATATCGATACGGGGAAAGGGAGCTTGCCCGCGCTGAGCGTGCCGGATAGAAACAGGACCGCGATCGAAACGAGTAATATCGATTTTTTCAAGTTCGGCTCCTTTCAGTCT
This sequence is a window from Candidatus Krumholzibacteriota bacterium. Protein-coding genes within it:
- a CDS encoding YbjQ family protein is translated as MIIVTLETVPGRKIVETLGLVRGNTIRARNIGRDILAVMRNIVGGEIVEYTKMIAESREQALDRMLDEAKALGADAVVGFRFTTSSMMDGAAELLAYGTAVRTEAL
- a CDS encoding zf-HC2 domain-containing protein is translated as MMGCERMETDGMRYLDGEMSLQEKSEFEKHLDSCRACREAVAQMNRLGILTRGVVIKDPRDSFWDGYWKSIYRRIERKTAWIFILLGGILIILYELYRAVRDMGELTISKIAIILLLTGLAILLASVVRERIHQRKVDRYRDIKR
- a CDS encoding MBL fold metallo-hydrolase, producing MKLGRFTLKAIETGHFRLDGGAMFGVVPRVLWEKTDPADADNRISMHMRALYVEGDGRRALVDSGAGTKLGEKMLKNYLIECLPVRDVLKASGIDPDAITDVIATHLHFDHAGGYTYFDEEGRPALSFPDAVHYIQKRQWDAALNPNEKDRASFFPENFLPIADLGRLKLLDGEAEIFPGVTVLPVDGHTDGQQVVLIETGEGSLLYCGDLIPLASHVNLPYIMAYDHHPLQTLGEKKELLGRAADGDWILFFEHDPKIAACRVRRNEKGRFEIYDTGLFQEEIPDEQVGA
- a CDS encoding RNA polymerase sigma factor — encoded protein: MERTTEISRETLLEWKKGNVRAFEEIVTVTRQRAYSFALGLVGNSEDARDLSQEAFIAAHNARKSFDADKPFFPWFYRILRNRCLNFIRSRARKREISMDILIEKASTEASPDTSMIRKENAEALWKGLFALSEEHREVMVLRCFYDLSYREISETLVISEGTVMSRLFYARKALYGILKDRFDESQMEGDDA
- a CDS encoding ArsB/NhaD family transporter, which gives rise to MTTQTIIALSVFVIAYGLIISERIHRTKIALLGAALVVIFHVLTQKEAFSYIDFNTIGLLIGMMLLISVIKETGVFTYIAIVITKKTEGDSWKILLWFSIFTAVASALLDNVTTVLLIAPITILIAEMLDISPFPFLVAEILASNIGGTATLIGDPPNILIGSATDLTFLDFLVNLGPVVVIVLAVTLLLLRVLFRKDLKVEFVDFKKVIEGMDETKVIKDRKLLVRSMIILGVTMAGFIIHDYLGLKPATVAMAGGSALLVWSGTDIEKRFEEIEWTTLFFFIGLFVLVGGLEKVGLLEKLANGVLSISGNLIVLSLCILWVSAIASSFLDNIPFVAAMIPLLAKISIALFPNVDGLDEAAYALYYIKQSQPLWWALALGACMGGNGTLVGASANVVIAGFSEKTSSPLNFKNYLRYGFPLMIVSIVISSAYLLVRYLFLK
- a CDS encoding PTS sugar transporter subunit IIA — translated: MRLSKDIKKSAISLDLAAADKDDALEELVDLLCAAYKLKARAEILEALKNRESKQSTGIGMGLAVPHAKTPAVDKLYVGFGLSRGGIDFDSIDGEKAKIFFILVSPLDVSGPHIKALAGISRLVKHEELRLALAECGNEKEFFDLVEKAEKKYL
- a CDS encoding CBS domain-containing protein, with amino-acid sequence MNIGKYIREDFRRLSPDAPLKEVARAFFESGESVLPVVEEDGSLAGIITIDDFILIFLPEYIDMIRSVDFIHNFGALEKDSFSVEEMLFVAEDLMRVDVTVLDVSDSVMKAAAVLHKHNLPRIPVLSGGRLVGMISQNDVCRAIYDMDEEK